The following nucleotide sequence is from Megalops cyprinoides isolate fMegCyp1 chromosome 6, fMegCyp1.pri, whole genome shotgun sequence.
AGACTCACACTGTAAGAACTCTGCTCTGGTCCTGGGCTCTGGGATCTGGGGAAAATTGATTGCATTCACtgcagaggaacacacagaGTTACCATAGATACATGGATAAATCATGGATGTCATACATAGCTTGTATCAGTTTCTATTAcagttaatttgtttatttctctttccaTGTCCCTTTCTACATAACCTATCTGTGGCTATCAGAGGGTCTGAATGTACCAGATGGGGATGGTGTTTCAAATGTAAAGAGGATTTTTTAAACcagtttaaaacagaaaacatatttcaacagaaaacattttccttatttGATTTATACGTTCTTGGATGAAGAAATGATTGTTCACTTCTGAGATGCGATGGAGCAAACTGCACGTGTCAGAGTGTGGTCTGCGCAGATATATATCAGTGTTCCACTCTGACCTGTCTCCTAATGTGTTTTAAACATAGCAGCATTAAACAAAGCAGCCTCACAAGCCAGCTACACATTCCTGCTTTGTTGGAGCTTAAAATAGAACCAGGACACTCACTAGGAGATACAtgatcacttcctgtttccctggaTTTGAGttcctgcttctctcctctgtgtgtggcattaactgcagagagagagaagggggtggggactAAACAACTTTAACTGAGTCCAATGGTAATGACGCGATAGTAATGGATGCAGTAAGGTCTTGATTTTCATAAACTCTCcagaaattgtgtgtgtgtgtgtgtgggggggggggggggggggggtcagtgctgAGGACAGTATCTGTATATTCCATCCGTATTTGAAGGCACATAAGACGTTCAGGGTGAAGAGACTCACCTGGTAAAACTGCTGCTTTGGCTTTCTGTTTCGGAGATGGACCATCCACTGCATTCACTTTGAAGACTggcacaagagaacagagaggtaattgtgtgtgtgtgtgtgtatgtgtgtgtgtgtgtgtgtgtgtgtgtgcgtgtgtgtgtgtgtgtgtcagtgctgaggaCAGTATCTGTATATGCCATCCGTATTTGAAGGCACATAAGACGTTCAGGGTGAAGAGACTCACCTGGTAAAACTGCTGCTTTGGCTTTCCGTTTCGGAGATGGACCGTCCACTGCATTCACTTTGAAGACTggcacaagagaacagagaggtaattgtgtgtgtgagtatgtgtgtgtgtgtgtgtgtgtgtgtgtgtgtgtgtgtatgtttaagaGCTGTCTGAATACATTATCTGTATGTGCTGTCTACTTCCCTTTATGCAAACCTTCCATGGGAATGCCTATTGTACCCTAGGCTTGTCTCGTCATGGCAACTCATGCAAGAGACAAACCAATGCAATCCTTCAATAAACTTGCACACAGTTAATCAGGGTGAGCAGACTCACCTGGTGAAACTGCTGCTCCGGCCTTGCGTTTTGCAGGTGGACGAACATCCTCTTTATTCACTatggagactgacagagaggacagtgagTTAAGCAGAACACAAGCTGTGAATATAGACCCAGGAGGTCCATGACTGCTTGCTGTTTCTGAATTCAGTGCAGAGGGAGAGCGAGACTTAGGTTCTGAGCTGAGCTCAGTTGCAATGAGGCAGTCATGATGGGTGCCACAGGGTCTTGATTTCTGGAAAGTGCACaaatagatgtgtgtgtatgtgcgtcaGTATGGCATGAGATGAGCTCATGAGACAATGTGTTCTGCAAAATAGTGTTCACAATCCAAAAGTATCACGAAAAATATTACCCCAAGAAATAATGCTGATAGGAAAATAAGACATATAACATGAttgaagttctttttttcttttctttactcatatgtcaaattaaaaaactgacagagagaacagtgaGGCAATAAGAACACAGGCTTTGTTTGGGTATACTCCATACTGTATGGGGTTACTTGTTTAGTCCTCCCACAGTCTCTAGCAGCTTCCTGGCTGTCCAGAAGAGGCACTGAGAGCAACCAACTGCTACCTTTAGATTGCAACCAAGGAGGCAAGCTAGGTGCTCCCAGggaaagggtgaaaaaaaatgtaagcgGTATTAAGCGGTAAAACCATCTAGATTGTAATGCATTCTTTACCAGAAGAGCTAAAATTATACCTCCCCTTTTCATCTGCATGTTAACCTCAGGATTTTCAGGCGATATGGAATCCATTTTGTGTTGCAGATGAACGGAGCAATCcgcgccattttcttttctaacCTTCTTCTAAGATCTTGATGAACTCCTCCTCGCACACTTTCTCCACCCGCTTCTTCAGCTCGGAGACGGCTCTGCTCACAGACTCAAAGGAGAGGTGTGGACCCACGTTAACGCATGGAGGATCGCTAGATCCAGGACGGGCACAGGGAGGCTGCCAACTCTtgagagacagaatgaaagcCAGAAATACAGGCATGAATGCTTAAGAATACAGAAATAGGGCTCCAGCATGCATTGGTGAGAGGCTTGCAATTACTCTGGGGGAGAGATCTATGCAAGAGGCAGTTGCCTTCTTATATTGCAGATATATCATATTAGTAAAGGGCCTGCCCTGTCACCTGGAGAAAGTGGATGTGATCCTCTGCGTGTGACAGTCGCTCCAGCTCGGCCTCTCTCGCCCTCAGGTCCGCTATCTCCTGCTCCAGTCTCTCCGGGAGGCCTCTGGCCCAACAGGTGACAGCCCTCTCCTGATCTTTAATAGCCTTTTTCACCTTGGAGCACCATTTCTTAAAAAGGCAGACTAGATCGCTAAAGGCCTTTTCGCTGTcgcccactgctgtctgtgctgtacgCTGTCAGGGggcacacagaaagaaaggtGTGATGTACTGTCGCATCATACCATGACCAGCCAAGAGCCAAACAGCCTGGTCTCTAAAGCAAAGCCTAGTGGAAAACCACTTGACAGCAGAAGAAAGAGAGCCCTAATAGGCCCGTGATATAGCTTTCAGTGGTGCTAGctgtttcctcctcctctgtgtggtACCTACTGAAAGTGATTCCACTGCTTGTCTCACATTCTGCAGTTCCTTCTCTCTTTGCTGGATCTTCTGCTGAGATATCCTTTTCTCTGCAGCCACCTCTTTCTGGggacaaacacattttgctttAGAGTTTTTTCACATCATTGCATGGACATGttcaaaatcaatttcagtGAATAATTAACAACTACTGTAGAATGACTAACTGCTGTTAAGTGTATATGTAATCATAACACGCTGGAATCACCTCTTTCATACTATCCTGATGCTAGACATGAGCAGTTTCCTTTAAAATAGGTTTCTGACACCTAAATAACCCAGACTTTTCAATTTGCTCAGTGCTTCATCATTTCATTCAACAATCAACAATTCAACAACCAAGACAGTTTACTGAACCGAAATGTGTCAACACAAGACAGATAGCACAACCATCCAGTTTCAGCATGAGTCATGCACGCATGACCAGTTTGTTCTCACTTTCAAACAGGCTGCGAGACTAACCTGCTTCTCGGTCCACTCCGCCACGGCGGAGACGGTGTCGTGATGCTTGTGCTCGTCCATCACGCAGAGCAGGCAGACGCAGCGCCGGTCAGTGCGGCAGTACACCTCCAGCAGCTTCCCGTGCAGAGGGCAAACCATCTCCTGCAGCTTCCCCGTGGCGTCGATCAGCTTGTGCTTCTGCAGAGCGGGGGACTCGTGGTGTGGGCGGAGGTGGGTCTCGCAGTAGGACGCCATGCACGCCAGGCAGGATTTGGCAGCTCTCTGAGCGGCCCCGGGGCAAACGTCGCACGCCACGATCCCGGGTCCTGTCCGTTTCATCTTGTCAATCATATCCGCCAGCATGACGTTCTTGAACAGCGGGGGTCTGGGGCGGAAGGTCCGTTGGCACTGGGGGCAGCTGTAGTCTCCGACAGGATCATTCTTGTCCCAGCAATTCTTAATACAGCTCATGCAGTAACTATGCCCGCAGAGAATGGTCACTGGATCCTTCAGTACACCTAGGCAGATCAGACAGCTGAACTCATCCTGGTCCACTGAGATGGTGGACTGTGCCATTTTGCCGACTTCGAGAAACTGGCAGGcacttttgcttttatttgaacTGTGAGCAGCAGAGACGTTTCGTTTGTTACTCAGAAACTGAGTATGAGGAAATCTGacacttcctgtttgtctgaAGCTATGGGAGGCGTGGTGTTGGGGCAAAGCCAAAATGCCAGAACAGACAGGAGTCATTACTCCTGATTTTCTTGCAACTTTAGATCATGTTAACGATTTTTAGGATACCTTCACTGATCTCTTCTGCAGATCCAGTTAGTGCAAACTTAAAATCATATCCTGATGAACTTTCATTCAGATACCAAGACATTTACCATCAACATTTACACATAAGGTCACTTACACTATCCAAATCTCCTCATCTGTTGTCTTTGCTTAGACAAGAACTTTGCTCCATTGGTCTGACATTAGGGCAATATCTCTGCCTATCTATCTCTGCCTCTTTGCCTCGTAGAGttcactgaatatttcatacaaaatttgtttttgtaattttcctTTGTAATTTTCCAGTGAAAAACAAGCATTTGTACTTCTCTTTAAGACACATTTTGATACTCACTCCAACTCTTTCTTAGCTACATCTATCCACAATATTTCCCCAGGCCTTTGATAAGGGTgctaatgaatttaaaatattctcaCCCTGATATATTTTGCATGCAGGCGATCAAGAGGCTTGTCCCACTGTATCAAGTTAAATTTTATGCACACCAGAGAGACATACACTACAGTATATGCAAAAGTAGTCTCTGGTGAGGGGTAGTCCCATCTCCACATTAAATAGAAAATACAGCTTTCATCATCAGACAACTGTGCCCATTCTTCATACTGTGTTCGGTTAAAGCAAAGTTCTACAACATCATGGTATCAGCTGGCAACATCATGTGAGAGCTGAGTGCCTTCTATGTGATCATTTTGTATTCTTTGTTTCCACCTGCATGTATAAAACTTATACACAAAGATGTTATTCTTCACAAAGCCCTCTGTGTACTCTCCTGAAATGTTAAGGATATTGTATCTTTCCTGAGCGGAGCAGATTATCTGCTCCATGGCCTTGACtggtttctgtcctgtgtgggtTTAAGGAAGCACACAGGCCATGCCCGGTCAGCAATAGATAAGGTTTCACCTGGCTCAAGTTTAAAAGAATGTCTTTTAGGgagttgttcatttttaattaactgctaaccacagaaatatttcaaaacacaattataacTTTTGTGCCTGGATACTTCCTAGAAATGACGTATGCGCCTATTTGAGAGTTGCACGCTGTATCACCACATAAAAATTGTCATGTACACTACTGAAAGTTGGAACTGCTCTGACTGCTCTGAGAGTTGTTGGATGACTTTTCCCTTGAGaattttcagaataaacacagaatTCTGTTTCATCACAGAAGTTTCTTTCTAGAAGGTGAGATTCTATGACAGTCCTCAGCCATGGCCATTTTTGGGCTGGCATCAGAGAGGAATCCTCCTTTCGTCCCAGTATCCCCaaagcattttctttcagttgcTCCATCTTGGGCCTGAGGCAACCATTATAGTTGGAAGCAGGCCTACAGGTCAACCACAACCATGGGAGGCGTTGTGCTCCTGAGTCAGCTTTCTTTGACCAGCCTCCAGATGTTACCACCCTCTGTTGCCATAAGGCCAGGTACAACTGGTTGTTGCTTCCATGGAGACAAGAGCGAGGAGTACGAGGGAAGAGCAAGGATACAGATATACCAGAAAGCAAACATACTGTTCCCTTCATCTAATACCAAAATACTAGCAATACAAATGTATTGTTCTCTTCACCTTATCATGCCTAACAGGATACCTGTATAACGTCATGATTCTGGTCATGGAAAATGCTGGAAAGAGGTTTATTCATAGGCAGTGCATTTAGTTAGGTCACTGGTGTAGTCAGGCTCTACTGACATTTCTGTCAGTAAAAATATGTAGTAAAAAAATGATACTGGTAAAATGATAATTCCAGCCCTGCTTTTTGTATGATCACACTTTTTCTGCACAGTAGTGAAATTTTGTCACAAGTCCTTGATGGTCTTGGCATTGTAGTTGCATCACTACACTGATAGTGACTGTGCTCATACTACATGCAAATCATTCCTTATTTTCCTGAACTTACATGCTGGAATCCGAGTGTTCTCCTCGAACAATGACCTTGGTGTGTCTCCAAGTCACACTGATCGTTCAGGGAGCTGAAGGAttcaatgtatttcttttttccacaataaGTCCAAATGATTGAAGCAGATTGCGGTAAGATAGTGTCAGGTTTGTGCCACACCACAGGAAAAACTGACAACTGTGCTTGCCTTGTCCTTTTGAACTGCCTGAATTTGTTTCACCAACTTCACTGAGAAACCAGAGTCAGTTTCTCAACCCAGTCCAAACTCTTCAATAGTTTCTCGCTTTTTGCGTCATACATTCCTTTTTTCCACCCAATCACCACAGCTTGATGCATGGTatgacattatttacatttacatttacgttgTGCATGGTCCTCTTCTACAGAGGGGGATCTGACTCACAATGTGCTAATACTAACACTAAAACACATtcaagagaaaaacatttattaaacagTGTTTATAAAGTGGTGGTTCTCTGTTCATGTAGAGCTTGATAAGCTTTGTAAATGCAgaccattttaaatacagtaggTATAGTATAAACATATTTGCATGCTCACATCAATATTAGTTACataatttctgtttgttttttaaatcagttgtacaataaaacaaatattatttgtgatcaataatttgaaaaatgttggACAGTGTCAGAATTACTCGGCCTTGATCCTTAATCACAGTTAGATTCCAAGTACATTTTCTTGTCTGAGTAAAGAATATCATGCAAAGATTGTAATCCTTTCAAACATAACAATAcgttcattatttttattgtaattaacATATAAGCTATCAATAAGCCTCCAAGAGCATGAGCGTTTTAACAGGAAGATGACGTATCAATGCAAGGGTCCAAGTGGCCAATTTATCTCAGAAAAACATAATTGTCCTTTGTAAAATCGCTGTGATTTACCACAAGTTGTGTCAAATGGTTGTGTCACTACTGTCCTGAAGGTCTTGTTTCTCTGAAGAAATTAGTCTTCATTTTTGGCAGGTAGAACTACAGACTTCAAGTTAAGAGTGGGAGGTTTACCTAGCCCAGGGTggtaaaaaatacatttcctgtctttctctcataatatttaaaaatttcattttaagcaatgacaaaaatactgtgcgtattgattgattgattcaaatcaccagcaaagacaaaaacacaagaacaacagaaaaaagaggagtgaaataaaaacaatatattacaatcgaaatataaaaaagggagaaaagttAATAAATACATTCCAAACataaaattcaagaaaaataaacacaaaaggTATATGAAACAGGACTGAGATGTGAATAACTGGACCATCctattcattaataaaaaagataGATTCATACATGATTTAATAGcacttcttttttaaaaaaataattggagATATCAGGCTTTTAATCCTTTTATTTCCACCCACTTACTATGGTTTCCCACCTAGTGTGTGATGTACACATTGTATTATatcatctgtgtctgtgcatgtacaTTAGCACTTAACTCCCATTACTCAGACAGACACTAGCCTCATATAACTGTCCACCAGacaaatgaatttcaatttttttgtttcagccaCAGATAGTgataaatgttgaaaatatgtcAGCTTTTATAGCCTTTCTTATTTTGCATGGACTCATATAGGCTGACTTAATTGGTCAGAGTGACAGCACTCATAGGTGTCAGTTTAACCAGTTTAACCAGTTTAACAGTGCATTGTTCCCCGATCAAAAACCCAGCATATACTGGCTCAGTGAACACAGTCTGGATCCTTGTGATGTGGGTCATGATGTCAGAGATGCTGTAAAATGACAGAATTCCGGCAGGGTGGTCCAGATACACCCCTATTTTTGGGCAGTAGGGGACGCGCAGTTGAAGTCCTTTGTTGTTGTGGAAAATGAAGTAGGCTCCATTTTTGCAGTCCAGGCTCCACGACTTGGTATTTCCGCCAAGCGAAGATGACCCATCCTGGGTTGTCCTGTTGATGCTCTTGTAGGTGAGCCCTATTTTGGCGTGCTTCCCCTGCACTTCAACCTCCCAGTAGAAGCGCCTTCCGGCCAGAGCCTCCCTGCAGAGCACCTGGCGTTTCAAGGTGAACCtctctgggtggggggggtagcTCTGCTTCACCCCTGTCCGAGTCACCTCCCTATCACCCCCAGAGAGAGTCAgctcctggtgcactgtgttGGGGTCTAGTGTGAGCCAGCAGGTGTCTGAGgggtgagaggaagagggggtcAGAATGTCAGCGTGTCAGTGTCTGGGTACATGTGTTTGGGGTtacccctctgtgtgtgtgtgtgtgtgtgtgtgtgtgtgtgtatgggccAGAAGCCACTGTCAGACTCACACTGTAAGAACTCTGCTCTGGTCCTGTGCTCTGGGATCTGGGGAAAATTGATTGTATTCACtgcagaggaacacacagaGTTACCATAAATATATGGATAAATCAAGGATGCCATACATAGCTTCTATCAATTtctattacatttcatttcatttgattatttCTATCTCCACGTCCATtgctacatacagtatctaCAGCTATCAGAGCTTCTGAATATATCAGATGGAAATGATGTTTCATATGATTTCTTTATGAAATGGGTGAGGTGATATTTTCAATAATTTGTGTCAAATCAGACAACAAAGTTTAATAATCTTATTTGGCTGAAGAAATGATTGTTCACTTCTGAGATGTGATGGAGTAAACTACATGTGTCAGAGTGTGGTCTGCGCAGATATACATCAGTGTTCCACTCTGAACTGTCCCTTTGTGTGCTATAATAATACCACAAAGCAGAGTAGCCCCAAAATCCAACTATGCACTGTTAGAGCCTAAAAAAGAACCAGGACATATGACTCACTAGGAGATACATGAgaacttcctgtttccctggaTTTGAGTAcctgcttctctcctctgtgtgtggcagtaactgcagagaaggaaagagacatATGTTGATCCAAACCACTTTAACTGAGCCCAATGGCAATGAGGCAATCGCGATGGATACAAATAGAATCTTGAGTTCAGAAGCAGTTGCTTTGTTCAAATTTCAGAAatcatgtgtgtgcgtgtgtgagtttgtgtgtgtgtatgtgtgtgtgtgtgtgtatgtgtgtgtgtgtgtgtgtgtatgtgtgtgtgtatgtgtgtgtgtgtgtgtgtgtgtgtgtatgtgtatgtgtgtgtgtatgtgtgtgtgtgtgtatgtgtgtgtgtgtgtatgtgtgtatgtgtgtgtgtgtgtgtgtgtcagtgctgaggaCAGTATCTGTATATTCCATCCACATTAGAAGGCACATAAGAGGTTCAGGGTGAACAGACCCACCTGGTAAAAAGGTTGCTTCGCCCTTGCGTTTCGGAGATGGACCATCCACTGTATTCACTTTGGAGGCTggcacaagagaacagagaggtaattgtgtttatgtgtctgcaggtgtgtgtaacTGCTTTCTGAAGACATTGTTGCTATGTGCCATTTTCCCACTAGGCAAGGCTGTTTTGGGATGGCCTGTGGTACCCTAGCCTTGTCTCGTCATGGTAACCTCTGCGCTCATGCAAGGCACggaagcaagacaaatgcaatccctCAACACCCTTGCACATCGTTATTCAGGGTGAGCAGACTCACCTGGTAAAACTGTGGTTCCTGCCTTGCGTTTTGGAGACGGAGGAACATCCACTTTATTTGTTgtagagactgacagagagaacagcaaAGTACAGTAGTTAGAGCACAAGCGGTGAACAGCTCGCTGTCTGCCTGGGTTTTAGCTCCTGAATCTCTCCTCTGTACATGGCATTCAATACAGAGAAGGCTGTTAGGTTCAGGCCATGCTGAACCTAACAAGTTGAATCTAACTGAGCTCAATCACAATGAGGCAGGCATGACAGATGCATTGGAGTCataggctgttttcacacttgctCCGTTTTGCTGGTCTGAGCTTGAGTGCGATTattccccccttcccctgcccacactggtctcctttcacattacattttgtggTTGCGAACCCTGGTCTGTTTACCCCATCAACACGTAAGGaacgtgcagcttttatttaccaatgtcgcTAGGCAACAACGCGAAAGGGAGGCAAAATGGAAAACCACACtagtttttttattcatctttttgttaatatggtgtcagcaccaaaataaccgTGTTGGGCATTTTCACTATGCCATAAATGTGTCCTGCTGTCTGAGAGTGATGTGAGCTACTCGGATAAGGAGGTTTTTGCGGAGACAGGCGGCAATgcgaaatgaatttgcagctttgcttgcagagcatACATGCATACCCTCAAGGTGAGCGAACAGTGTGGCTTAATTTGTGCAAATTGCAcaaatgaatttgtgtgtgtgtgtgtgtgtgtgtgtgtgtgtgtcagtgctgaggaCAGTATCTGTATATTCCATCCGCATTAGAAGGCACATAAGAGGTTCAGGGTGAACAGACCCACCTGGTAAAAAGGTTGCTTCGCCCTTGCGTTTCGGAGGTGGACCGTCCACTGCATTCACTTTGGAGGCTggcacaagagaacagagaggtaattgtatgtgtgagtatgtgtgtgtgtgtgtgtgtgtgtgtaactgcttTCTGAAGACATTGTTGCTATGTGCCATTTTCCCACTAGGCAAGGCTGTTTTGGGATGGCCTGTTGTACCCTAGCCTTGTCTCCTCATGGTAACCTCATGCAAGGCACggaagcaagacaaatgcaatccctCAACACCCTTGCACATCGTTATTCAGGGTGAGCAGACTCACCTGGTAAAACTGTGGTTCCTGCCTTGCGTTTTGGAGACGGAGGAACATCCACTTTATTTGTTgtagagactgacagagagaacagcGAAGTACAGTAGTTAGAGCACAAGCGGTGAACAGCTCGCTGTCTGCCTGGGTTTTCGCTCCTGAATAAATTCAGTACAGAGGAGGCTGTTAGGTTCAGGCCATGCTGAACCTAACAAGTTGAATCTAACTGAGCGCAATCCCAATGAGGCAGTCATGACAGATGCACTGGGGTCTTAATTTGTGCAAATTGCACAAATGACGCAATGACGTAATGGTAATGACACAATAGTAATGGATGCAGTAAGGTCTTGATTTTCATAAACTCTGCagaaattttgtgtgtgtgtgtgtgtgtcagtgctgaggaCAGTATCTGTATATTCCATCCGTATTTGAAGGCACATAAGACGTTCAGGGTGAAGAGACTCACCTGGTAAAACTGCTGCTTTGGTTTTCCGTTTCGGAGATGGACCATCCACTGCATTCAGTTTGAAGACTGGCACAAGAGAACAAAGaggtaattgtgtgtgtgtgtgtgtatgtgtgtgtgtgtgtgtgtgcgcgtgtgcgtgtgtgtaaggtATGAGCTGATACACTGTAATGATATGATATGCTTCACAAAATGGAGCtcacaatatgaaataaaattccCCAGGGAAATAATGCCAGTAGGAATACAAAACTATAACGCGACgatcaaactatctgtaccatactgaattgcatagcattgtattcttttgcatcgcatcgtGTAgcgttgaatcgcattgtgttgaatcaaatcgtgtccAATCACACTGaatcgcaataggggtgaatcatatcgtatcgcattagtagttgcttcatatgtatctttaatgtatcggatcgttggcaatgcatcaagatgtgtatcgcatcagcctcagtgatggagatgcacatccctagtaTCTCTGTGTGCTATCTATATTTCAAGGCAAATGAAAGGCTCGAGCGAGAAGACTCACCCGGTAAAGCTACTGCTTTGGGCTTCGGTTTCGGAGATGGACGAACATTCACTTCATTCACTTtggagactgacagagagaacagtgaGGCAATAAGAACACAGGCTTTGTTTGGGTATACTCCATACTGTATGGGGTTACTTGTTTAGTCCTCCCACAGTCTCTAGCAGCTTCCTGGCTGTCCAGAAGAGGCACTGAGAGCAACCAACTGCTACCTTTAGATTGCAACCAAGGAGGCAAGCTAGGTGCTCCCAGggaaagggtgaaaaaaaatgtaagcgGTATTAAGCAGTAAAACCATCTAGATTGTACTGCATTCTTTACCAGAAGAGCTAAAATTATACCTCCCCTTTTCATCTGCATGTTAACCTCTGCAGGACCTTCAGGCGATATGGAATCCATTTTGTGTTGCAGATGAATGGAGTAATCAGTGCCATTTCCAAGTGCCATCAGTGCCAGTGGCAAGTGAAATTTTCTTTGCAGCCATCTGCTGGGGCAGCAGCATCAGAGCTGGCGGCTCTTAAGAAACTGAACAAACTGATAAAGAAGGcaggctctgtgctggggaCTGAGAGAAGGATGCTGCACAAGTTGCTCAGCATAATGGACAACACTACACATCCCCTACACAACCTACTGGGGAGGGGCTTCAGTCAGAGGCTCCTTCAGCTCCACTGCAATAAGGACCGTTACAGGAGGTCATTCCTGCCCATCGCAATAACCATCTACAATGACTCCCCTCTGTGCCGGGAGAGGAGACTCCTCCACTGAGTGGCAatacacaatgcacattttattgcTCCTGTAACACTGGAATTTCTCCTTTGGGATAAATAAAGAACTCTATCtactctatctatctatctatctatctatctgtctatctttTCTAACCTTCTTTTAAGATCCTGATGAACTCCTCTTCGCACACTTTCTCCACCCGCTTCTTCAGCTCGGAGACGGCTCTGCTCACAGACTCAAAGGAGAGGTGCGGACCCACGTTAACGCATGGAGGATCGCTAGATCCAGGACGGGCACAGGGAGGCTGCCAACACTtgagagacagaatgaaagcCAGAAATACAGGCATGAATGCTTAAGAATACAGAAAAAGGGCTCCAGTGTGTATTGGTGAGAGGCTTGCAATTACTCTGGGGGAGAGATCTATGCAAGAGGCAGTTGCCTTCTTATATTGCAGATATATCGTATTAGTAAAGGGCCTGCCCTGTCACCTGGAGAAAGTggatgtgatcctctgtgtgtgacagtcGCTCCAGCTCAGCATCTCTCATCCTCAGGTCAGTTATCTCCTGCTCCAGTCCCTCCAGGAGGCCTCCAGCCCAACAGGTGACAGCCCTCTCCTGATCTCTAATAAGCTCTTTCACCTTGGAGCACCGTCTCTTAAAAAGGCAGACTAGATCGCTAAAGGCCTTTTCGCTGTcgcccactgctgtctgtgctgtacgCTGTCAGAGggcacacagaaagaaaggtGTGATGTACTGTCACATCATACCATGACCAGCCAAGAGCCAAACAGCCTGGTCTCTAAAGCAAAGCCTAGTGGAAAACCACTTGACAGCAGAAGAAAGAGAGCCCTAATAGGCCTGTGATATAGCTTTCAGCGGTGCTAGctgtttcctcctcctctgtgtggtACCTACTGAAAGTGATTCCACTGCTTGTCTCACAT
It contains:
- the LOC118778945 gene encoding tripartite motif-containing protein 16-like, with translation MAQSTISVDQDEYSCPICLDVLKDPVTILCGHSYCMSCIKNCWDKNDPVGDYSCPQCQRTFRPRPPLFKNVMLADMIDKMKRTGPGIVACDVCPGAAQRAAKSCLACVASYCETHLRPHHESPALQKHKLIDATGKLQEMVCPLHGKLLEVYCRTDRRCVCLLCVMDEHKHHDTVSAVTEWTEKQKEVAAEQRISQQKIQQREKELQNVRQAVESLSRTAQTAVGDSEKAFSDLVCLFKRRCSKVKELIRDQERAVTCWAGGLLEGLEQEITDLRMRDAELERLSHTEDHIHFLQSVSRAVSELKKRVEKVCEEEFIRILKEVELKEPLTEAPPQGEKQVLKSRETGSSHVSPMNTINFPQIPEHRTRAEFLQYTCWLTLDPNTVHQELTLSGGDREVTRTGVKQSYPPHPERFTLKRQVLCREALAGRRFYWEVEVQGKHAKIGLTYKSINRTTQDGSSSLGGNTKSWSLDCKNGAYFIFHNNKGLQLRVPYCPKIGVYLDHPAGILSFYSISDIMTHITRIQTVFTEPVYAGFLIGEQCTVKLVKLVKLTPMSAVTLTN
- the LOC118778943 gene encoding tripartite motif-containing protein 16-like codes for the protein MAQSTISVDQDEFSCLICLGVLKDPVTILCGHSYCMSCIKNCWDKNDPVGDYSCPQCQRTFRPRPPLFKNVMLADMIDKMKRTGPGIVACDVCPGAAQRAAKSCLACMASYCETHLRPHHESPALQKHKLIDATGKLQEMVCPLHGKLLEVYCRTDRRCVCLLCVMDEHKHHDTVSAVAEWTEKQKEVAAEKRISQQKIQQREKELQNVRQAVESLSRTAQTAVGDSEKAFSDLVCLFKKWCSKVKKAIKDQERAVTCWARGLPERLEQEIADLRAREAELERLSHAEDHIHFLQSWQPPCARPGSSDPPCVNVGPHLSFESVSRAVSELKKRVEKVCEEEFIKILEEVSIVNKEDVRPPAKRKAGAAVSPVFKVNAVDGPSPKRKAKAAVLPVFKVNAVDGPSPKQKAKAAVLPVNAINFPQIPEPRTRAEFLQYAYWLTLDSNTAHKELTLSGGDRVVKRTGPNRKCPPHPERFTFKCQVLCREALAGRRFYWEAEVQGKEAEIGLTYKGINRRGRDRSSSFGGNTKSWSLDCRNSAYSVCYNNNGLQLAVPYCPKIGVYLDHPAGILSFYSVSDIMTLIYRTSTVTFTEPVYAGFWIGEQCTVKLVNL